One Mangifera indica cultivar Alphonso chromosome 4, CATAS_Mindica_2.1, whole genome shotgun sequence genomic region harbors:
- the LOC123212899 gene encoding subtilisin-like protease SBT3.9 isoform X2, whose product MLQMHFGPSILIVSSWLFLGFIFLDVFQLAIASSNVYIVYMGDRGYDESLLTQDLHHEILSNILGSNEAAKESLLYSYKHGFSGFAAILTESQAKLIADIPHVARVIPNKILSLQTTRSWDFLQVNSSIENGIMSKSHSGSGSIIGVMDTGIWPESESFNDKGMGEIPSHWNGICQEGEGFNLSNCNRKIIGARWYVKGYEAEFGKLNTSDGVEFLSPRDAVGHGTHTASTAAGALIRNASFMGLAQGIARGGAPLAWLAIYKVCWAAGGCSSADLLAAFDDAVFDGVDVLSASLGSSPPLSTYVDDVLSIGSFHAAAKGISVVCSAGNSGPYPQTVINTAPWIITVAASTIDRSFPTAITMGNNQTVVGQAFYTGRMDMNKFYPIVYGEDIAATDADEDRASTCDSGTLNATLARGKIVICFQSRSQRSVATAARTVLAVQGVGLIFAQFPTKDVQFFFDIPSVLVDFVIATSLLTYMEASRNPVVKFSLTKTVIGQALSPEVALFSSRGPSSLSPSILKPDITAPGVNVLASWSPASSPDTDMSKNNIPPLNFKIESGTSMSCPHISGIVALLKAKYPMWSPAAMKSALITTASLKDEYDQIIVSEGAPHKQADPFDYGGGHVNPNKAMDPGLIYDMGVSDYINFLCGMGYNNSAISLMTKAHTKCRKSTGLLVNLNLPSITISELKKSLTVSRTVTNVGPVNSVYTARVQTPAGTTVTVQPSTLTFNSTIKKLKFRVTFCSQLRVEGRYSFGYLSWEDGLHVVRTPLIVRTVIHDFYSQT is encoded by the exons ATGTTACAGATGCATTTTGGCCCATCAATACTCATTG TTTCTTCCTGgctttttcttggcttcattttTCTTGATGTGTTTCAGCTAGCGATTGCTTCCAGCAAT GTTTACATTGTGTATATGGGAGATAGAGGCTATGATGAGTCCCTGTTGACTCAGGATTTACACCATGAGATTCTCTCAAATATTCTTGGAAG CAATGAAGCTGCAAAGGAATCACTTCTCTACAGCTACAAGCATGGCTTTTCTGGATTTGCCGCAATTTTAACTGAGTCTCAAGCCAAGTTAATTGCAG ATATCCCTCATGTTGCTCGAGTCATTCCAAATAAGATACTCAGTTTACAGACAACCAGAAGTTGGGATTTTCTTCAAGTAAATTCTTCTATTGAGAATGGAATTATGTCAAAGTCTCATTCAGGTTCTGGGTCAATCATTGGCGTCATGGATACTG GCATATGGCCAGAATCTGAAAGCTTCAACGATAAGGGGATGGGAGAGATTCCATCTCATTGGAATGGAATATGTCAAGAAGGAGAAGGATTTAATCTCTCCAATTGCAATAG GAAAATTATTGGTGCACGCTGGTATGTTAAAGGGTATGAAGCTGAATTTGGAAAGCTGAACACTAGCGATGGGGTTGAATTCTTATCTCCCCGAGATGCTGTGGGCCATGGCACTCACACAGCATCTACTGCAGCTGGTGCTCTAATACGAAATGCAAGCTTTATGGGACTAGCTCAAGGAATTGCCAGAGGGGGTGCTCCTTTAGCTTGGTTAGCCATCTATAAAGTTTGTTGGGCTGCTGGTGGCTGCAGTTCAGCTGACCTTCTTGCTGCATTTGATGATGCGGTTTTTGATGGTGTAGATGTGCTTTCAGCATCACTGGGTTCATCCCCTCCGCTTTCCACTTATGTTGATGATGTACTATCAATTGGTTCCTTCCATGCTGCAGCAAAAGGGATTTCTGTAGTATGCTCTGCAGGGAATTCTGGTCCATATCCTCAAACTGTCATAAATACTGCCCCATGGATTATAACAGTTGCAGCAAGCACCATTGACAGATCTTTTCCTACTGCTATTACAATGGGAAACAATCAAACTGTTGTG GGTCAAGCATTTTATACCGGAAGAATGGATATGAACAAGTTTTACCCCATTGTGTATGGAGAAGATATTGCAGCCACTGATGCAGATGAAGACAGAGCCAG TACTTGTGATTCAGGAACTCTTAATGCTACTTTAGCAAGAGGCAAAATTGTTATCTGTTTCCAATCTCGGTCTCAGAGGTCAGTTGCAACTGCTGCTAGAACAGTACTGGCAGTCCAGGGTGTCGGCCTCATCTTTGCTCAGTTTCCTACAAAGGATGTTCAGTTTTTCTTTGATATTCCAAGTGTCCTCGTGGACTTTGTTATTGCAACATCTCTGCTCACCTACATGGAGGCAAGCAG AAACCCCGTTGTCAAATTTAGCTTGACAAAGACAGTTATAGGGCAAGCGTTATCACCAGAAGTGGCTCTCTTCTCTTCTCGAGGGCCTAGTTCCCTCTCTCCGTCAATACTGAAG CCGGACATTACAGCTCCAGGGGTTAATGTCTTGGCCTCTTGGTCTCCTGCTTCGTCCCCTGATACAGATATGAGTAAAAACAATATACCGCCACTTAACTTCAAAATCGAGTCCGGAACTTCCATGTCTTGCCCCCACATATCTGGTATTGTGGCCCTTCTAAAAGCTAAATATCCAATGTGGAGCCCTGCAGCAATGAAGTCTGCACTGATCACAACAg CTTCTCTGAAGGATGAATATGACCAAATTATAGTTTCTGAGGGAGCTCCTCACAAGCAGGCTGACCCATTTGACTATGGAGGTGGTCATGTCAATCCTAATAAAGCCATGGATCCTGGATTAATATATGACATGGGAGTATCAGATTACATTAATTTCCTTTGTGGGATGGGATATAATAATTCTGCCATAAGCTTAATGACCAAGGCTCACACCAAGTGCCGTAAATCAACCGGGCTCCTTGTAAATCTTAATTTGCCTTCTATCACCATTTCAGAGCTTAAGAAGAGCTTGACTGTATCAAGAACAGTAACGAATGTTGGCCCAGTGAATTCTGTCTATACTGCTCGTGTTCAAACTCCAGCTGGCACTACTGTGACAGTCCAACCATCAACTTTGACATTTAATTCTACGATCAAGAAGCTCAAGTTTAGGGTAACTTTTTGTTCCCAGCTAAGAGTTGAGGGAAGATACTCATTCGGATATCTGTCCTGGGAAGATGGTTTACATGTTGTGAGAACACCATTGATAGTTCGGACTGTCATTCATGATTTTTACTCCCAAACCTGA
- the LOC123212899 gene encoding subtilisin-like protease SBT3.6 isoform X6 produces the protein MSKSHSGSGSIIGVMDTGIWPESESFNDKGMGEIPSHWNGICQEGEGFNLSNCNRKIIGARWYVKGYEAEFGKLNTSDGVEFLSPRDAVGHGTHTASTAAGALIRNASFMGLAQGIARGGAPLAWLAIYKVCWAAGGCSSADLLAAFDDAVFDGVDVLSASLGSSPPLSTYVDDVLSIGSFHAAAKGISVVCSAGNSGPYPQTVINTAPWIITVAASTIDRSFPTAITMGNNQTVVGQAFYTGRMDMNKFYPIVYGEDIAATDADEDRASTCDSGTLNATLARGKIVICFQSRSQRSVATAARTVLAVQGVGLIFAQFPTKDVQFFFDIPSVLVDFVIATSLLTYMEASRNPVVKFSLTKTVIGQALSPEVALFSSRGPSSLSPSILKPDITAPGVNVLASWSPASSPDTDMSKNNIPPLNFKIESGTSMSCPHISGIVALLKAKYPMWSPAAMKSALITTASLKDEYDQIIVSEGAPHKQADPFDYGGGHVNPNKAMDPGLIYDMGVSDYINFLCGMGYNNSAISLMTKAHTKCRKSTGLLVNLNLPSITISELKKSLTVSRTVTNVGPVNSVYTARVQTPAGTTVTVQPSTLTFNSTIKKLKFRVTFCSQLRVEGRYSFGYLSWEDGLHVVRTPLIVRTVIHDFYSQT, from the exons ATGTCAAAGTCTCATTCAGGTTCTGGGTCAATCATTGGCGTCATGGATACTG GCATATGGCCAGAATCTGAAAGCTTCAACGATAAGGGGATGGGAGAGATTCCATCTCATTGGAATGGAATATGTCAAGAAGGAGAAGGATTTAATCTCTCCAATTGCAATAG GAAAATTATTGGTGCACGCTGGTATGTTAAAGGGTATGAAGCTGAATTTGGAAAGCTGAACACTAGCGATGGGGTTGAATTCTTATCTCCCCGAGATGCTGTGGGCCATGGCACTCACACAGCATCTACTGCAGCTGGTGCTCTAATACGAAATGCAAGCTTTATGGGACTAGCTCAAGGAATTGCCAGAGGGGGTGCTCCTTTAGCTTGGTTAGCCATCTATAAAGTTTGTTGGGCTGCTGGTGGCTGCAGTTCAGCTGACCTTCTTGCTGCATTTGATGATGCGGTTTTTGATGGTGTAGATGTGCTTTCAGCATCACTGGGTTCATCCCCTCCGCTTTCCACTTATGTTGATGATGTACTATCAATTGGTTCCTTCCATGCTGCAGCAAAAGGGATTTCTGTAGTATGCTCTGCAGGGAATTCTGGTCCATATCCTCAAACTGTCATAAATACTGCCCCATGGATTATAACAGTTGCAGCAAGCACCATTGACAGATCTTTTCCTACTGCTATTACAATGGGAAACAATCAAACTGTTGTG GGTCAAGCATTTTATACCGGAAGAATGGATATGAACAAGTTTTACCCCATTGTGTATGGAGAAGATATTGCAGCCACTGATGCAGATGAAGACAGAGCCAG TACTTGTGATTCAGGAACTCTTAATGCTACTTTAGCAAGAGGCAAAATTGTTATCTGTTTCCAATCTCGGTCTCAGAGGTCAGTTGCAACTGCTGCTAGAACAGTACTGGCAGTCCAGGGTGTCGGCCTCATCTTTGCTCAGTTTCCTACAAAGGATGTTCAGTTTTTCTTTGATATTCCAAGTGTCCTCGTGGACTTTGTTATTGCAACATCTCTGCTCACCTACATGGAGGCAAGCAG AAACCCCGTTGTCAAATTTAGCTTGACAAAGACAGTTATAGGGCAAGCGTTATCACCAGAAGTGGCTCTCTTCTCTTCTCGAGGGCCTAGTTCCCTCTCTCCGTCAATACTGAAG CCGGACATTACAGCTCCAGGGGTTAATGTCTTGGCCTCTTGGTCTCCTGCTTCGTCCCCTGATACAGATATGAGTAAAAACAATATACCGCCACTTAACTTCAAAATCGAGTCCGGAACTTCCATGTCTTGCCCCCACATATCTGGTATTGTGGCCCTTCTAAAAGCTAAATATCCAATGTGGAGCCCTGCAGCAATGAAGTCTGCACTGATCACAACAg CTTCTCTGAAGGATGAATATGACCAAATTATAGTTTCTGAGGGAGCTCCTCACAAGCAGGCTGACCCATTTGACTATGGAGGTGGTCATGTCAATCCTAATAAAGCCATGGATCCTGGATTAATATATGACATGGGAGTATCAGATTACATTAATTTCCTTTGTGGGATGGGATATAATAATTCTGCCATAAGCTTAATGACCAAGGCTCACACCAAGTGCCGTAAATCAACCGGGCTCCTTGTAAATCTTAATTTGCCTTCTATCACCATTTCAGAGCTTAAGAAGAGCTTGACTGTATCAAGAACAGTAACGAATGTTGGCCCAGTGAATTCTGTCTATACTGCTCGTGTTCAAACTCCAGCTGGCACTACTGTGACAGTCCAACCATCAACTTTGACATTTAATTCTACGATCAAGAAGCTCAAGTTTAGGGTAACTTTTTGTTCCCAGCTAAGAGTTGAGGGAAGATACTCATTCGGATATCTGTCCTGGGAAGATGGTTTACATGTTGTGAGAACACCATTGATAGTTCGGACTGTCATTCATGATTTTTACTCCCAAACCTGA